In a single window of the Pontibacter russatus genome:
- a CDS encoding adenylate/guanylate cyclase domain-containing protein → MSKLLYVAIFLLIGSFRSLAQIGDPFVQNFPPSAYQSGAYVSSPQNWAIIQDDRGVLYISNTSGVLEYDGLSWRLVRGTALAGRFQFAKDSGGRIYAGSPDNLGYLAPDSLGRMQLVSLLPYLKGRYPEVRVSKVAAAGNKVYFSTENHIFCWTGKGFKVWSSKAGFTRVFSNQDRVYTIHKGKGLCVLDSGRFKALPGGGAFNSLNVTALLPLPASKGSGHNLFVVTYDQGLFIYEDGVLKKLPPSSDVLDGAYFMHGATLPDGTIALGTRYEGVIVVNRGGEVVQVIDKRKGLDDNAALYLYVDQEEGLWAALNKGISRIDYPSPVSYLNEASGLEGIVLDILKKENSLYAGTSSGLYRMEGGAASPRFRKHPDLQHEVWKLLEVGQDTLLVVSSQGVYALTGRGLKRFSPPADGTVYKTIHRSKTNPDKYYVGSSAGLAVLSRGKGRWRWEGTVRGIDHDVTWLAEDKTGLLWASGDDNISSVDISDRSAPLAPVRNLKPSPGLVKKLGTLQAASLNGHIYFGTSKGIYSIQREGGRYHLKPDATFGEQFADGSREAINLTQDRDGHIWLTSEFTTGLLKKNHGNTYSWDTVPMSRVPKVDVWEIHADADGVVWLATTEGIFRYNPHIPKNYNSREHTVLRKVALMGDSSVFYGAFAGDGAVTTAQSPRFRLVLPHAVRSISFEYTATSYEAPGQLLYSYMLEGEDEGWSHWTTETKKEFTGLDEGSYVFRVKSKDIYGTENLASAFAFESLPPFYRTWWAYGFYVLFYGFVIWGFIKIKHRNLIATKKSLEKLVYERTAQLAAEKKKSDDLLLNILPAETAEELKANGRARARSYQRVTVMFTDFKDFTSVSEHLTPEELVSVIDFYFCAFDRIISKYRIEKIKTIGDAYMCAGGMPDPEANTPADVVKAALEILQFVKSLNTDDKKLKRQKFEIRVGIHTGPVVAGIVGTTKFAYDIWGDTVNTAARMESSGVAGRVNISGATYELIKDEFRCTYRGKVDAKNKGDVDMYFVEAYVGDAVLQ, encoded by the coding sequence ATGTCTAAATTACTGTATGTTGCCATATTTCTGCTGATTGGTAGTTTTAGATCGTTGGCGCAAATCGGGGATCCGTTTGTTCAGAATTTTCCGCCCTCCGCCTACCAGAGCGGGGCATATGTATCGAGCCCGCAGAACTGGGCGATCATACAGGATGACCGGGGCGTCCTCTATATCAGCAACACCAGCGGGGTGCTGGAGTACGACGGGCTTTCGTGGCGCCTGGTGCGGGGCACCGCACTTGCCGGGAGGTTCCAGTTTGCCAAAGACAGCGGAGGCAGGATATACGCCGGCAGCCCGGACAACCTGGGCTACCTGGCGCCGGACTCGCTGGGCAGGATGCAACTCGTTTCGCTGCTGCCTTACCTGAAGGGCAGGTACCCGGAGGTGCGGGTGAGCAAGGTGGCTGCCGCAGGAAACAAGGTGTACTTCAGCACGGAGAACCATATTTTCTGCTGGACCGGCAAAGGGTTTAAGGTATGGAGCAGCAAAGCGGGCTTTACCAGGGTTTTCTCTAACCAGGACAGGGTATATACCATCCACAAAGGCAAAGGGCTGTGCGTGCTGGACAGCGGCCGTTTCAAAGCGCTGCCAGGGGGCGGTGCTTTCAATTCGCTGAATGTGACGGCTTTGCTCCCGCTGCCAGCCTCCAAGGGCTCCGGCCATAATCTATTTGTTGTCACTTATGACCAAGGCCTGTTTATATATGAAGACGGAGTCCTAAAAAAGCTGCCGCCAAGCTCTGATGTGCTGGATGGGGCTTACTTTATGCACGGGGCAACACTGCCGGATGGCACCATTGCCCTGGGCACCAGGTACGAGGGCGTTATTGTGGTAAACCGCGGAGGAGAAGTGGTGCAAGTGATAGACAAGCGCAAAGGACTGGATGACAATGCCGCGCTCTACCTTTACGTGGACCAGGAGGAAGGCCTTTGGGCCGCCTTAAACAAAGGCATCAGCCGCATCGACTATCCTTCGCCGGTCTCCTACCTGAACGAGGCCTCCGGGCTGGAGGGAATCGTGCTGGACATCCTGAAGAAAGAGAACAGCCTGTATGCCGGCACGTCCTCCGGCTTATATAGAATGGAGGGGGGAGCCGCCTCGCCCCGGTTCCGGAAGCACCCCGACCTGCAGCACGAGGTATGGAAGTTGTTAGAGGTAGGGCAGGATACGCTGCTGGTGGTAAGCTCGCAGGGGGTGTACGCGCTGACAGGCCGCGGCCTGAAAAGATTCTCACCTCCCGCAGATGGCACCGTCTACAAAACCATCCACCGGTCAAAAACTAACCCTGACAAATACTATGTGGGCTCCTCCGCAGGTCTGGCAGTACTCTCGCGCGGCAAGGGCAGGTGGAGATGGGAGGGCACGGTAAGGGGCATAGACCATGACGTGACCTGGCTGGCAGAAGACAAAACCGGCCTCCTCTGGGCATCCGGCGATGACAATATTTCCTCCGTCGACATCTCCGACAGAAGCGCCCCGCTGGCGCCTGTCCGCAACCTGAAGCCCTCGCCCGGCCTGGTTAAAAAGCTGGGCACGCTTCAGGCTGCCTCCCTGAACGGCCATATATACTTCGGGACCAGCAAGGGCATCTACAGCATCCAGCGGGAGGGCGGGCGGTATCACCTTAAACCGGACGCCACCTTCGGAGAGCAGTTTGCAGACGGCTCGCGCGAGGCCATCAACCTGACCCAGGACAGGGACGGCCATATATGGCTGACCTCCGAGTTCACAACCGGGCTGCTCAAGAAAAATCACGGGAACACCTACTCGTGGGACACCGTCCCGATGAGCAGGGTGCCGAAGGTGGACGTGTGGGAAATACACGCCGATGCGGACGGGGTGGTATGGCTGGCCACTACCGAGGGTATTTTCAGATACAACCCGCATATCCCTAAAAACTATAACTCCAGGGAGCACACCGTACTCCGGAAGGTAGCGCTGATGGGCGACTCCTCCGTGTTTTACGGTGCATTTGCCGGTGATGGCGCGGTGACCACGGCGCAGTCGCCCCGGTTCAGGCTGGTGCTGCCGCACGCTGTCAGGTCCATCAGCTTTGAGTACACAGCTACCTCCTACGAGGCTCCCGGGCAACTGCTGTACAGCTACATGCTGGAGGGAGAGGACGAGGGCTGGTCTCACTGGACCACCGAGACGAAGAAAGAGTTTACGGGGCTGGACGAGGGCAGCTACGTGTTCCGGGTGAAATCGAAGGACATATATGGCACCGAGAACCTGGCCTCCGCGTTCGCGTTTGAGTCGCTGCCCCCTTTTTACCGCACCTGGTGGGCCTACGGTTTTTATGTGCTTTTCTACGGCTTCGTCATCTGGGGTTTCATCAAGATAAAGCACCGCAACCTGATAGCCACGAAAAAAAGCCTGGAAAAACTGGTATATGAGCGGACGGCGCAGCTGGCAGCGGAGAAAAAGAAATCGGACGACCTGCTGCTGAACATCCTGCCCGCCGAAACCGCCGAAGAACTCAAAGCCAACGGGCGTGCGCGGGCGCGGAGCTATCAGCGTGTCACGGTCATGTTCACCGACTTTAAGGACTTTACCAGCGTCAGCGAGCACCTGACGCCGGAGGAGTTGGTATCGGTCATCGACTTTTACTTCTGCGCCTTCGACCGCATCATCAGCAAGTACAGGATTGAGAAAATAAAGACCATCGGCGACGCCTATATGTGCGCGGGCGGCATGCCGGACCCGGAGGCAAACACACCCGCCGATGTGGTGAAAGCGGCCCTGGAGATTCTGCAGTTCGTGAAAAGCCTGAACACGGATGACAAGAAGCTGAAGCGGCAAAAGTTCGAGATACGCGTCGGCATCCATACGGGGCCGGTAGTGGCGGGCATCGTGGGCACAACCAAGTTTGCGTACGATATATGGGGCGACACCGTAAACACCGCCGCCCGCATGGAATCCAGTGGCGTGGCTGGCAGGGTGAACATCTCGGGCGCCACTTACGAACTCATTAAAGACGAGTTCCGATGCACCTACCGCGGCAAAGTAGACGCCAAGAACAAGGGCGATGTCGACATGTATTTCGTGGAGGCGTATGTGGGAGACGCGGTATTGCAGTAG